Genomic segment of Oncorhynchus gorbuscha isolate QuinsamMale2020 ecotype Even-year unplaced genomic scaffold, OgorEven_v1.0 Un_scaffold_4825, whole genome shotgun sequence:
CATAGGGCCAGACGACTGGCTAGCTGATCTACCACCACTGGGGAATCTAGGGGCGGACTGACTGATGCCTGGATGGCTGATCTACCACCAGGGGAATTtaggggccagacgactggctggctgactgactgatctaccaccaggggaatctaggggccagacgactggctgactgatctaccaccaggggaatctaggggtcagacgactggctggctgatctaccaccaggggaatctaggggccagacgactggctggctgatctaccaccaggggaatctaggggccagacgactggctggctgatctaccaccaggggaatctaggggccagacgactggctgactgatCTACCACCTggggaatctaggggccagactggctgactggctagctgactgatctaccaccagggaatctaggggccagacgactggctgactgatgtagcaccaggggaatctaggggccagacgactggctggCTGATCTACCACCAGGGGAATCTAGGGACCACACTCTGATTCTTTTCTTAATTGAATTACCGACTGGTAGCTACATCCCAAAGGGCCAGAGCAGTGGGCTTTGGTGCTCTGCCGCTGTAATGAAGAGAAGACGAGGGAGCGAGGAGAGAagctgagggaggagggagggagggagaagaggagaggagctgagggATATAATTatgtggtgaggagagagggaggaaggggaggagggaggcagggtggagggagggagggtaggagggagggagagggaggagaggaaggagggggaagggtgggagggaggagaggaggagggagagggaggagaggggagaggagggagggggaggagggagggagagggaggagatgagggggaggggaggagggagggaaagggaggagagggaggagggaggagagggaggaggagggaggcagggtggagggaggtagggtaggagggagggagagggagggaggagaggaaggagggggggaagggagggagggagggaggagaggaggagggagagggaggagaggagagggagggagggggaggagggagggagagggaggagaggagggagggggaggagaggagggagggggaggagggagggaaagggaggagaggaggagggaggagaggaagaggagggaggcaggggtggaggagaggagaggagggaggagaggagggaggagaggagaggagggaggaggagcagagccaGGGATAGTCCCCCTCACCGTCTCTGACAGTATGACTGCCTCGGCGGGCTGCAGGGAGATGTCAGTGGTCTTCAGCTCCTTGTCAAAGATCTCCTGGTGTTTActgttcctcttctctttcttcttgtccttcctctccctctccgacTCGTCGCGCTCCAGCTTATCCTGGGACTTGCAGTGCAACTTCTTTGGCAGGAGAGGCTCTAGGGCAAAGCTGGGAGGGAGAGGACAACAGGGAGAAGGAGGAACATgcagtatttagaccctttgctatgagactctaaatgtTTCTTAtcacatacgtgtgtgtgtttgtgtatattattgattattgaaAGCTGTGTTTTGAAATGTGAAAAAATCCCTTTTCTCCTgacgtccccattagtcatatgtgcatccttgtgtctggtccttattgaacgcagaaattatcagaaattcagagaggtgtgtccccattctactggttctatctggacgtccccattagtcatatgtgcatccttgtgtctggtccttattgaacgcagaaattatcagaaattcagagaggtgtgtccccattctactggttctatctggacgtccccattctactggttccatctggacgtccccattagtcatatgtgcatccttgtgtctggtccttattgaacgcagaaattatcagaaattcagagaggtgtgtccccattctactggttccatctggacgtccccattagtcatatgtgcatccttgtgtctggtccttattgaacgcagaaattatcagaaattcagagaggtgtgtccccattctactggttctatctggacgtccccattagtcatatgtgcatccttgtgtctggtccttattaaacgcagaaattatcagaaattcagagaggtgtgtccccattctactggttctatctggacgtccccattagtcatatgtgcatccttgtgtctggtccttattgaacgcagaaattatcagaaattcagagaggtgtgtccccattctactggttctatctggtcCCATTCTacgtccccattagtcatatgtgcatccttgtgtctggtccttattgaacgcagaaattatcagaaattcagagaggtgtgtccccattctactggttctatctggacgtccccattctactggttctatctggacgtccccattagtcatatgtgcatccttgtgtctggtccttattgaacgcagaaattatcagaaattcagagaggtgtgtccccattctactggttccatctggacgtccccattagtcatatgtgcatccttgtgtctggtccttattgaacgcagaaattatcagaaattcagagaggtgtgtccccattctactggttccatctggacgtccccattagtcatatgtgcatccttgtgtctggtccttattgaacgcagaaattatcagaaattcagagaggtgtgtccccattctactggttctatctggacgtccccattagtcatatgtgcatccttgtgtctggtccttattgaacgcagaaattatcagaaattcagagaggtgtgtccccattctactggttctatctggacgtccccattagtcatatgtgcatccttgtgtctggtccttattgaacgcagaaattatcagaaattcagagaggtgtgtccccattctactggttctatctgggcgtccccattagtcatatgtgcatccttgtgtctggtccttattgaacgcagaaattatcagaaattcagagaggtgtgtccccattctactggttctatctggacgtccccattagtcatatgtgcatccttgtgtctggtccttattgaacgcagaaattatcagaaattcagagaggtgtgtccccattctactggttctatctggacgtccccattagtcatatgttcattctactggttccatctggacgtccccattctactggttccatctggacgtccccattctactggttctatctggacgtccccattagtcatatgtgcatccttgtgtctggtccttattgaacgcagaaattatcagaaattcagagaggtgtgtccccattctactggttctatctggacgtccccattagtcatatgtgcatccttgtgtctggaccttattgaacgcagaaattatcagaaattcagagaggtgtgtccccattctactggttctatctggacgtccccattagtcatatgtgcatccttgtgcctggtccttattgaacgcagaaattatcagaaattcagagaggtgtttccccattctactggttctatctggacgtccccattagtcatatgtgcatccttgtgtctggtccttattgaacgcagaaattatcagaaattcagagaggtgtgtccccattctactggttctatctggacgtccccattagtcatatgtgcatccttgtgtctggtccttattgaacgcagaaattatcagaaattcagagaggtgtgtccccattctactggttctatctggacgtccccattagtcatatgtgcatccttgtgtctggtccttattgaacgcagaaattatcagaaattcagagaggtgtgtccccattctactggttctatctggacgtccccattagtcatatgtgcatccttgtgtctggtccttattgaacgcagaaattatcagaaattcagagaggtgtgtccccattctactggttctatctggacgtccccattagtcatatgtgcatccttgtgtctggtccttattgaacgcagaaattatcagaaattcagagaggtgtgtccccattctactggttctatctggacgtccccattagtcatatgtgcatccttgtgtctggtccttattgaacgcagaaattatcagaaattcagagaggtgtgtccccattctactggttctatctgggcgtccccattagtcatatgttcattctactggttccatctggaacgtccccattctactggttccatctgggcgtccccattctactggttctatctggacgtccccattagtcatatgtgcatccttgtgtctggtccttattgaacgcagaaattatcagaaattcagagaggtgtgtccccattctactggttctatctggacgtccccattagtcatatgtgcatccttgtgtctggtccttattgaacgcagaaattatcagaaattcagagaggtgtgtccccattctactggttctatctggacgtccccattagtcatatgtgcatccttgtgcctggtccttattgaacgcagaaattatcagaaattcagagaggtgtgtccccattctactggttctatctggacgtccccattagtcatatgtgcgtccttgtgtctggtccttattgaacgcagaaattatcagaaattcagagaggtgtgtccccattctactggttctatctggacgtccccattagtcatatgtgcatccttgtgtctggtccttattgaacgcagaaattatcagaaattcagagaggtgtgtccccattctactggttctatctggacgtccccattagtcatatgtgcatccttgtgtctggtccttattgaacgcagaaattatcagaaattcagagaggtgttccccattctactggttctatctggacgtccccattagtcatatgtgcatccttgtgtctggtccttattgaacgcagaaattatcagaaattcagagaggtgtgtccccattctactggttctatctggacgtccccattagtcatatgtgcatccttgtgtctggtccttattgaacgcagaaattatcagaaattcagagaggtgtgtccccattctactggttctatctggacgtccccattagtcatatgtgcatccttgtgtctggtccttattgaacagaaattatcagaaattcagagaggtgtgtccccattctactggttctatctggacgtccccattagtcatatgtgcatccttgtgtctggtccttattgaacgcagaaattatcagaaattcagagaggtgtgtccccattctactggttctatctggacgtccccattagtcatatgtgcatccttgtgtctggtccttattgaacgcagaaattatcagaaattcagagaggtgtgtccccattctactggttctatctggacgtccccattagtcatatgttcattctactggttccatctggacgtccccattctactggttccatctggacgtccccattctactggttctatctggacgtccccattagtcatatgtgcatccttgtgtctggtccttattgaacgcagaaattatcagaaattcagagaggtgtgtccccattctactggttctatctggacgtccccattagtcatatgtgcatccttgtgtctggtccttattgaacgcagaaattatcagaaattcagagaggtgtgtccccattctactggttctatctggacgtccccattagtcatatgtgcatccttgtgcctggtccttattgaacgcagaaattatcagaaattcagagaggtgtgtccccattctactggttctatctgacgtccccattagtcatatgtgcatccttgtgtctggtccttattgaacgcagaaattatcagaaattcagagaggtgtgtccccattctactggttctatctggacgtccccattagtcatatgtgcatccttgtgtctggtccttattgaacgcagaaattatcagaaattcagagaggtgtgtccccattctactggttctatctggacgtccccattagtcatatgtgcatccttgtgtctggtccttattgaacgcagaaattatcagaaattcagagaggtgtgtccccattctactggttctatctggacgtccccattagtcatatgtgcatccttgtgtctggtccttattgaacgcagaaattatcagaaattcagagaggtgtgtccccattctactggttctatctggacgtcccattctactggttctatctgacgtccccattctactggttctatctggatgtccccattctactggttccatctggacgtccccattctactggttccatctggacgtccccattctactggttctatctggacgtccccattctactggttctatctggacgtccccattctactggttccatctggacgtccccattctactggttctatctggacgtccccattctactggttctatctggacgtccccattctactggttccatctggacgtccccattctactggttccatctggacgtccccattctactggttctatctggacgtccccattctactggttctatctggacgtccccattctactggttccatctggacgtccccattctactggttccatctggacgtccccattctactggttccatctggacatccccattctactggttctatctggacgtccccattctactggttctatctggacgtccccattctactggttctatctggacgtccccattctactggttctatctggacgtccccattctactggttctatctggacgtccccattctactggttctatctggacgtccccattctactggttctatctggacgtccccattctactggttccatctggacgtccccatttgtgtgtgtctgtgtctctctgtgtgtgtctgtgtctctctgtgtgtgtgtgtctctctgtgtgtgtgtgtctctctgtgtgtctgtgtgtctctgtgtgtgtgtgtctctgtgtgtgtgtgtctctctgtgtgtgtgtctctgtgtgtgtgtgtctctctgtgtgtgtgtgtgtctctgtgtgtgtgtgtgtctctgtgtgtgtgtgtgtctctctctgtgtgtgcgtgtgtgtctctctgtgtgtgtgtggatctctctgtgtgtgtgtgtgtgtgtctctgtgtgtgtgtgtgtctctctctgtgtgtgcgtgtgtgtgtctctgtgtgtgtgtgtgtctctctctgtgtgtgtgtgtgtgtgtgtgtgtgtgtgtgtgtgtgtgtgtgtgtgtgtgtgtgtgtgtgtgtgtgtgtgtgtgtgtgtgtgtgtgtgtgtgtgtgtgtgtgtgtgtgtgtgtgtgtgtgtgtgtgtgtgtgtgtgtgtgtgtgtgtgtgtgtgtgtgtgtctctctgtctctgtgcgtgtgtgtctctgtgtgtgtgcattgcaTACCTGTCTGGAGCCAGGTCGAGAGGGGGAGTTGTCAGAGGAGATGGAGTTGACTGAAGCCACAGAGAGTGGTCTCGTTGTGAGGGCATGAAGGAACGCAGCACAGAGCGAGAGACGGGTCCCACGTCTGTCATCCACGCCAGGctgcacaaacaaacacacacaacacagtttAGTGTCAAGGGACTTACGACACCATTATTTAATAACACACtgacaacatgacagagagagagagagagagagagagagagagagagagagagagagagagagagagagagagagagagagacaggagagacagagagacagagagagagagagacagagagagagagacagagagagagagagacagagagagagacagagagagagagagagagacagagagagagagacagaagagagagagagagacaggagcgagagagagacagagagagagagacagagagagagagacagagagagagagacagagagagagagacagagcgagacagagagagagagacagagcgagagagagacagagagagagagagacagagagagagagagacagagagagagagagacagagagagagagagacagagcgagagagagacagagcgagagagagacagagagagagagacagagagagagagagacagagagagagagagacagagagagagagagagagagggaaacagacagagcgagagagagagagaaagagagagagacagagagagagagagacagagagagagagagacagagagagagagagacagagagagagacagagagagagagacagagagagcgagagagagagagagagagagagagagagagagagagagagagagagagagagagagagagatgatcgaGCTACATATAACATTGGAAGAGTCCTGGGGCCGTAGTTCCCTGAGAGAGACCTGGGCTGCTGTCAGTCTGGCTAAAGTTCCTGGGGCTGTAGTTCCTGGGGCCATAGTTCCTTGAGAGAGTCCTGGGCTGTTTTCAGTCTGGCTAAAGTTCCTGGGGCCGTAGTTCCTTGAGAGAGACCTGGGCTGTTGTCAGTCTGGCTAAAGTTCCTGGGGCCTTAGTTCCTTGAGAGAGTCCTGGGCTGTTGTCAGTCTAGCTAAAGTTCCTGGGGCCGTAGTTCCTTGAGAGAGACCTGGGCTGTTGTCAGTCTGGCTAAAGTTCCTGGGGCCGTAGTTCCTTGAGAGAGACCTGTGCTGTTGTCAGTCTGGCTAAAGTTCCTGGGGCCGTAGTTCCTTGAGAGAGACCTGGGCTGTTGTCAGTCTGGCTAAAGTTCCTGGGGCCGTAGTTCCTTGAGAGAGTCCTGGGCTGTTGTCAGCCTTGTCTGTTGTGCGATGGCTGTGCTGTTTTGTCCTTACAGCATATTCATTATT
This window contains:
- the LOC124028769 gene encoding dedicator of cytokinesis protein 1-like, encoding LAWMTDVGPVSRSVLRSFMPSQRDHSLWLQSTPSPLTTPPLDLAPDSFALEPLLPKKLHCKSQDKLERDESERERKDKKKEKRNSKHQEIFDKELKTTDISLQPAEAVILSETISPLRPQRPKSQVLNLLSGDRRLSVSPDPQPHSSPGPHPSPPGTNCPSACSPSP